One Periplaneta americana isolate PAMFEO1 chromosome 8, P.americana_PAMFEO1_priV1, whole genome shotgun sequence genomic region harbors:
- the LOC138704619 gene encoding pupal cuticle protein C1B-like, producing the protein MAFKYVILAALVAVANAGFLSAPAVGYAGYAAPAVGYAGYAGYAAPPAIGASHQSTVRSLDGNSAVSHYSKAVDSPFSSVRKYDTRISNDAVALAHAPVAAYAAPVAHAAYAAPVAHAAYAPAFHGAAYAAPAVAAPLGVAYSAAPAVAHLAFDGFGAHYGY; encoded by the exons ATGGCCTTCAAG TACGTGATCCTGGCCGCCCTCGTGGCTGTCGCCAACGCCGGCTTCCTGAGCGCCCCCGCCGTGGGCTACGCTGGTTACGCCGCCCCCGCCGTGGGCTACGCCGGCTACGCTGGTTATGCCGCCCCTCCCGCCATCGGCGCCTCCCACCAGAGCACCGTCCGCTCCCTGGACGGCAACTCCGCAGTGTCCCACTACTCCAAGGCTGTTGACTCTCCCTTCTCCAGCGTGCGCAAGTACGACACCCGCATCAGCAACGACGCCGTCGCCCTGGCCCACGCCCCCGTCGCCGCCTACGCCGCCCCCGTAGCCCACGCCGCCTATGCCGCCCCCGTCGCTCACGCCGCCTACGCTCCTGCCTTCCACGGTGCTGCTTATGCCGCCCCCGCCGTCGCCGCTCCCCTGGGCGTCGCCTACTCTGCCGCCCCCGCCGTCGCCCATCTCGCTTTCGACGGTTTCGGCGCCCACTATGGCTACTAA